A portion of the Pseudomonas synxantha BG33R genome contains these proteins:
- a CDS encoding TonB-dependent siderophore receptor, with amino-acid sequence MFVQQRGSNVFSPGSIAIAICLTTSHAALAADAEAPATIELGATQVSGQQLGATTEGSESYTTGSMKTATKLPLTLRETPQAVTVITRQRMDDQAMTSINDVVNATPGLFLNYSNGPGRQSYTARGFNVDNLMYDGIPSGYNGASVGAQPNLAMFDRVEVVRGATGLVTGAGNPSAAINLIRKRPLDEQKVTLTGAAGSWDDYRGEFDASSPLNPSGTWRGRVVTSYRDANSFIDKAEQDHGLFYAVTEADLSEDTTLTLGYSNQKDKTNYFWGASMVGLDGRHLDLSRSYNPGTDWENKDQEINTVFAELRQRLANDWSLQVNANYSEQDALFSGSYQSRWTNKTLARTVYQASYDENQAGVDAFASGPFEAFGRTHELVVGASKRIYDMTTHNYSPYEMNWPINAGKPNFTRTNNAREVTTQDGFYLTSRLSLADPLKLILGGRLDWYDYDNRDGDGDYKVTRNLTRYAGLIYELNDQHSVYVSYSDIFTPQKEKSTAGTPLKPIVGKNYEIGLKGEYLGGALNASVALFRVDQENRAVKIVVPNCPQASCNQASGEIRSQGIDFELQGALTENWQVGGGYTYARTHTIKDDANPQKVNKQFDTDTPEHLFKLTTRYNFQGPLEKLRVGGNISWQSRMYNDIKLADGSTYRLKQGGYAVTDLMAGYGVNQHLDLQLNANNIFDRHYYQSIADDVEYGGDSYGSPRNMMLTAKYSF; translated from the coding sequence ATGTTCGTGCAACAACGCGGCAGCAACGTTTTTTCACCTGGCTCGATTGCAATTGCTATCTGCCTGACAACCTCCCACGCGGCACTGGCCGCCGACGCCGAAGCCCCGGCCACCATTGAGCTGGGCGCCACCCAGGTCTCGGGCCAGCAGCTTGGCGCAACCACCGAAGGCAGCGAGTCGTACACCACCGGCTCGATGAAAACCGCGACCAAACTGCCGCTGACCCTGCGTGAAACCCCACAAGCTGTCACCGTGATTACACGCCAGCGCATGGATGACCAGGCCATGACCAGCATCAACGACGTGGTCAACGCCACGCCCGGGTTGTTCCTGAACTACTCCAACGGCCCCGGCCGGCAGTCTTACACCGCACGCGGCTTCAATGTCGACAACCTCATGTATGACGGCATCCCCAGCGGTTACAACGGCGCGTCGGTGGGCGCCCAGCCGAACCTGGCGATGTTCGACCGCGTCGAGGTGGTGCGCGGCGCTACCGGCCTGGTGACCGGCGCGGGCAACCCCTCGGCGGCCATCAACCTGATCCGCAAGCGGCCCCTGGACGAACAGAAAGTCACCCTCACCGGCGCCGCCGGCAGCTGGGATGACTACCGTGGCGAGTTTGACGCCTCCAGCCCGCTCAACCCCAGTGGCACCTGGCGCGGTCGCGTCGTCACATCCTACCGCGACGCCAACAGCTTTATCGACAAGGCCGAGCAGGATCACGGCCTGTTCTACGCCGTCACCGAAGCCGATCTGAGCGAAGACACCACTCTCACCCTCGGCTACTCGAACCAGAAGGACAAGACCAACTACTTCTGGGGGGCCTCGATGGTCGGCCTGGATGGCCGTCACCTGGACCTGTCGCGCTCTTACAACCCCGGTACCGACTGGGAAAACAAAGACCAGGAAATCAATACCGTGTTCGCCGAGCTGCGCCAGCGCCTGGCCAATGACTGGAGCCTGCAGGTCAACGCCAATTATTCCGAACAGGACGCATTGTTCTCCGGCTCCTATCAATCGCGCTGGACCAACAAGACCCTCGCCCGCACGGTGTATCAGGCCAGCTATGATGAAAACCAGGCCGGCGTCGACGCCTTTGCCAGCGGCCCGTTCGAGGCGTTCGGGCGCACTCATGAACTGGTGGTGGGCGCCAGCAAGCGCATCTACGACATGACCACTCATAACTACAGCCCGTATGAGATGAACTGGCCGATCAACGCCGGCAAACCGAACTTCACCCGTACCAACAACGCCCGCGAAGTCACCACCCAGGACGGTTTCTACCTGACCTCGCGCCTGAGCCTGGCCGACCCGTTGAAGCTGATCCTTGGCGGGCGCCTGGATTGGTATGACTATGACAACCGTGATGGCGACGGCGACTACAAGGTTACCCGCAACCTCACCCGCTACGCCGGCTTGATCTACGAACTGAACGACCAGCACTCGGTGTATGTAAGCTACAGCGACATTTTCACGCCACAGAAAGAGAAGAGCACTGCCGGCACCCCGCTCAAGCCCATCGTCGGCAAGAACTATGAAATCGGCCTCAAGGGCGAATACCTGGGGGGCGCGTTGAATGCGAGCGTGGCGCTGTTCCGCGTCGACCAGGAAAACCGCGCCGTGAAGATCGTTGTACCGAACTGCCCACAGGCCTCTTGCAACCAGGCCTCGGGGGAAATCCGCAGCCAGGGCATCGACTTCGAACTGCAAGGTGCCTTGACCGAGAACTGGCAAGTCGGCGGTGGCTACACCTACGCACGAACCCACACGATCAAGGACGACGCCAACCCGCAGAAGGTCAACAAGCAGTTCGACACCGACACCCCGGAACACCTGTTCAAACTGACCACTCGCTATAACTTCCAGGGCCCGCTGGAAAAACTCCGGGTCGGCGGCAACATCTCCTGGCAGAGCCGCATGTACAACGACATCAAGCTGGCCGATGGCAGCACCTACCGGCTCAAGCAAGGCGGTTACGCAGTCACCGACCTGATGGCCGGCTACGGGGTCAACCAGCACCTGGACCTGCAACTCAACGCCAACAACATCTTCGATCGTCACTACTACCAGTCCATCGCCGACGATGTGGAATATGGCGGCGACTCCTATGGCAGCCCGCGCAACATGATGCTGACCGCCAAATACAGCTTCTGA
- a CDS encoding SAM-dependent methyltransferase, which produces MSVATPYFDQLFAGNDDPWAFRQRWYEQRKRALTLAVLTRPRYASIFEPGCANGELSAELATRCERLLCCDTASTAVQLAQTRLTAFAHAHVEQRRLPQEWPAGQFELIVLSELCYYLDANDLNRLIDHALAALTDNGQLLACHWRPPIDGCPQTAEQVHALLQHRLGMPPLVQHHDKDFLLDLWSRDGTSVARHEGLR; this is translated from the coding sequence ATGAGTGTGGCCACCCCGTACTTTGATCAACTGTTTGCCGGCAACGACGACCCCTGGGCGTTTCGTCAGCGCTGGTACGAACAACGCAAGCGCGCACTGACCCTGGCCGTGCTGACCCGACCTCGCTATGCCTCGATCTTCGAGCCTGGTTGTGCCAACGGCGAGCTGAGCGCCGAACTGGCGACCCGTTGTGAGCGCCTGCTGTGCTGCGACACCGCTAGCACCGCCGTGCAACTGGCACAGACGCGCCTGACCGCGTTTGCTCATGCTCATGTAGAACAGCGCCGGCTGCCCCAGGAATGGCCTGCAGGTCAGTTCGAACTGATCGTGTTGAGCGAGCTTTGTTACTACCTGGATGCGAATGATCTGAATCGTCTGATCGATCACGCGCTGGCGGCCTTGACCGATAACGGCCAACTCCTGGCCTGCCACTGGCGCCCGCCCATTGACGGTTGCCCGCAAACCGCCGAACAGGTGCACGCCCTGCTCCAGCACCGACTGGGTATGCCACCGCTGGTACAGCATCATGACAAGGATTTTCTGCTCGATTTGTGGAGCCGCGATGGCACCTCGGTCGCGCGCCATGAGGGGTTGCGATGA
- a CDS encoding zinc-dependent alcohol dehydrogenase family protein, translating to MKAWLLKDFGLDNLQLGEVATPQPRAGELLVKVGAVSLNYRDKAIVDGIYEPHKVPKPLIPVSDAAGTVVALGDGVTRFKVGDRVNSHLYSRWLDGAPGPHEPDYCFGSPLPGGLAEYMIIHQDSAVAAPANMSDEEAATLPIAALTAWYSLVDFGQIQPGQTVLVQGTGGVSIFAVQIATALGAKVIATSSRDDNLQAVKRRGAVAGINYRTTPDWAGEVLKLTDGKGVDLLLDVAGGSGINQSVAATKASGRIAQIGFLTGQTAALDLMPLIFRQTTLRGIAVAPRSSFDRMNEFLNQHDIRPVIDQVYPFEQAREAYAHLAKGAFGKVVIKVG from the coding sequence ATGAAAGCGTGGTTATTGAAAGACTTCGGCCTCGACAATCTGCAACTGGGCGAAGTAGCCACCCCACAACCGCGGGCTGGCGAGTTGTTGGTCAAGGTCGGCGCCGTCTCGCTGAACTATCGTGACAAGGCCATCGTCGACGGCATCTATGAGCCGCATAAAGTCCCCAAACCATTGATTCCAGTGAGTGATGCTGCTGGCACCGTGGTAGCGCTGGGGGATGGGGTGACTCGCTTCAAAGTCGGCGACCGGGTCAACTCCCATCTTTATTCACGCTGGCTGGATGGCGCGCCTGGGCCGCACGAACCGGATTACTGCTTTGGCTCGCCCCTACCGGGCGGATTGGCTGAGTACATGATCATCCACCAGGACAGCGCTGTGGCTGCACCTGCCAACATGAGCGATGAAGAGGCCGCGACATTGCCTATTGCGGCGCTCACTGCCTGGTATTCGCTGGTCGACTTCGGCCAGATCCAACCGGGGCAAACCGTGCTGGTGCAAGGTACGGGCGGGGTGTCGATATTCGCCGTGCAAATCGCCACCGCGTTGGGTGCGAAAGTGATTGCAACCTCAAGCCGCGATGACAATCTACAGGCCGTGAAACGCCGGGGCGCGGTGGCTGGCATCAACTATCGAACCACTCCGGACTGGGCTGGCGAAGTGCTGAAACTCACCGACGGCAAGGGTGTCGATCTGTTGCTCGACGTGGCCGGCGGCAGCGGTATCAATCAGTCAGTGGCAGCCACCAAGGCATCCGGGCGGATTGCGCAGATCGGCTTTTTGACCGGTCAGACGGCGGCGCTTGATTTGATGCCGCTGATCTTTCGGCAGACAACCCTTCGCGGTATTGCTGTAGCACCTCGGTCATCGTTCGACCGGATGAATGAATTCCTCAACCAACACGATATTCGTCCTGTTATCGACCAGGTGTATCCGTTTGAGCAGGCACGTGAGGCTTACGCGCATTTGGCGAAGGGTGCGTTTGGGAAGGTAGTGATCAAGGTGGGTTAA
- a CDS encoding LysR family transcriptional regulator, translated as MQLLESMRLFARLAELGSFTKAAQSLNIGRPQVTRYIQELEASLGVRLFQRTTRKVALTAEGERFYARVQDILADISAATSMFDRTGATLAGRLRIDIPTAFAQMKFIDSLKGFTDRFPGINLVLGVTDRAVDLVGEGIDCALRIGNLPDSSLIARPIARATMVTCAAPDYLSTHGHPDTLEALAGHRGVNFLSGQSNRILPWHFSVKGHNRTLVSQAGITVTESNAYVQCGVSGFGIIQAPGITVAEHLHSGALVEILHAYRPAPRPVSLLYPSRTHLAPQVQVFIEWLQENFVQLQAEWLSK; from the coding sequence ATGCAGTTACTCGAATCAATGCGCCTATTCGCCAGGCTGGCGGAGCTCGGCAGCTTTACCAAGGCCGCGCAATCACTGAACATCGGTCGCCCCCAAGTCACCCGGTATATCCAGGAACTGGAGGCATCATTGGGCGTACGCCTGTTCCAGCGCACCACCCGCAAAGTCGCCCTCACTGCCGAGGGCGAACGCTTTTACGCACGCGTGCAGGACATTCTCGCGGATATCAGTGCCGCCACCAGCATGTTCGACCGCACCGGGGCGACGCTCGCGGGCCGTCTGCGGATCGATATCCCGACCGCCTTCGCACAAATGAAATTCATTGATAGCCTCAAGGGCTTCACCGACCGTTTCCCCGGCATCAACCTGGTGCTGGGCGTGACCGATCGGGCCGTGGATTTGGTTGGCGAAGGCATCGATTGTGCATTGCGCATAGGTAACTTGCCTGACTCCAGCCTCATCGCTCGTCCCATCGCCCGGGCAACCATGGTGACCTGCGCGGCCCCCGACTACCTGAGTACCCATGGCCACCCAGACACCCTTGAAGCGCTGGCCGGCCATCGAGGCGTCAACTTCCTGTCCGGCCAAAGCAATCGTATATTGCCGTGGCATTTCTCGGTCAAGGGTCATAATCGAACCCTGGTCAGTCAAGCGGGCATTACCGTCACCGAGTCAAACGCCTATGTGCAGTGCGGCGTGTCGGGCTTCGGCATTATCCAGGCGCCCGGCATCACCGTGGCAGAACATCTGCACAGCGGCGCGCTGGTGGAAATCCTGCACGCCTATCGGCCTGCCCCACGCCCGGTGTCGCTGCTGTACCCGAGCCGTACTCACTTGGCGCCGCAGGTGCAGGTATTCATTGAATGGTTGCAGGAGAACTTCGTGCAGCTACAGGCCGAGTGGCTGAGCAAGTAG
- a CDS encoding methyl-accepting chemotaxis protein, with product MPLRTRFQEHYRKADRIMLALIWLMFLFSLGLAFWHETLLQALIVGGGTGVVLTALYRVIGSTRLMRCALGAGLMVMAALHINQAHGVIESHFGIFALLAVLTFYRDWLPILVAALTIAVHHLVFHALQHQGLPVFVMEHHGGWTMIFVHAFYVVMETVALLYLAVHSQAEAVESQEMLEKMLAVTSQFSEQGAHDEDKVRVSLAKRFDHFLQQLTHLIDGVARDSHGLGQLGQELACASGTLEKGARHQLVQIGEMNGSMQRMEDAMGHITVQVEQAVEHAGQASQQIVRGQESVGRAQHEISELASRINGTESTVQSLAVQAEQIGSVLEVISSIANQTNLLALNAAIEAARAGEQGRGFAVVADEVRSLAQRTALSTQEIKTIIEGLQHGSRDAVEAMHASREGVERCVQDSQLAVQMLQAVGEDIAHIDQLNGRIVATTREQTSANLEIVERLQSVQSIAQSTADDVETLARSSERLPPIAVRLDALGRRFHP from the coding sequence ATGCCCCTTCGCACACGCTTTCAGGAGCACTATCGCAAAGCCGACCGCATCATGCTGGCATTGATCTGGCTGATGTTCCTGTTCTCCCTGGGGTTGGCGTTCTGGCATGAAACCTTGCTCCAGGCGCTGATCGTCGGTGGCGGCACCGGCGTGGTGCTGACGGCGCTCTACCGTGTCATTGGCAGCACCCGCTTGATGCGTTGCGCACTGGGCGCCGGGTTGATGGTGATGGCGGCGTTGCACATCAATCAGGCGCACGGGGTGATCGAATCTCACTTCGGCATTTTCGCGCTGTTGGCGGTGTTGACCTTCTACCGTGACTGGCTGCCGATCCTGGTGGCGGCGTTGACCATCGCCGTGCACCACCTGGTGTTCCATGCGCTGCAGCACCAGGGTTTGCCGGTGTTTGTGATGGAGCATCACGGCGGCTGGACGATGATCTTCGTCCACGCCTTCTATGTGGTGATGGAAACCGTGGCCCTGTTGTACCTGGCGGTCCACAGCCAGGCGGAAGCTGTCGAAAGCCAGGAAATGCTCGAGAAGATGCTCGCTGTAACCTCACAGTTCAGCGAGCAAGGCGCGCACGATGAAGACAAGGTACGCGTGTCCCTGGCCAAGCGCTTCGACCACTTCCTGCAACAACTGACCCACCTGATCGACGGTGTCGCCCGCGACTCCCACGGCCTGGGGCAACTCGGCCAGGAACTGGCCTGCGCCAGTGGCACCCTGGAAAAAGGTGCGCGGCATCAATTGGTGCAGATCGGCGAAATGAACGGTTCGATGCAGCGCATGGAAGACGCCATGGGCCACATTACGGTGCAAGTCGAACAAGCCGTGGAACACGCCGGCCAAGCCAGTCAGCAAATTGTTCGCGGCCAGGAGAGCGTCGGCCGCGCCCAACATGAAATCAGCGAACTGGCCTCACGCATCAACGGCACTGAATCCACCGTGCAATCGTTGGCCGTGCAGGCCGAGCAGATCGGCTCGGTGCTGGAAGTGATCAGCAGCATCGCCAACCAGACCAACCTGCTGGCCCTCAACGCCGCCATCGAAGCCGCTCGCGCCGGCGAGCAAGGCCGCGGGTTTGCCGTGGTCGCCGACGAAGTGCGCAGCCTGGCGCAGCGCACCGCCCTCTCCACCCAGGAAATCAAAACCATCATCGAGGGCCTGCAACATGGCAGCCGCGATGCCGTCGAAGCCATGCACGCCAGCCGCGAAGGCGTGGAGCGTTGCGTGCAAGACAGCCAATTGGCGGTGCAGATGCTCCAGGCGGTCGGCGAGGACATTGCGCATATCGATCAACTTAACGGCCGCATCGTCGCGACCACCCGCGAGCAGACCTCGGCGAACCTGGAGATCGTCGAGCGCTTGCAGTCGGTGCAGAGCATCGCCCAAAGCACCGCCGACGATGTGGAAACCCTGGCCCGCAGCAGCGAACGCCTGCCGCCGATTGCGGTGCGCCTGGATGCGTTGGGGCGCAGGTTTCATCCTTGA
- a CDS encoding PIG-L deacetylase family protein — MKPASSSEGRRGPAQIWNSAPQLAQIPCLALATLVPPGARVVVIAPHPGDEVLACGGLLQLLSTREHPLKLISITDGSASHPGSQVWPARRLSVVRPQESAEALRRLGMPLHSLKWIRGGFCDDALAAHEQPMSQFIARYLQPGDVVFTTWRNDGNDDHDAVGRASAKACSLVGARLYELAIWAWHWPAREGAVIPWQRARKVRLDTWSVARKLHAAHAYASQLVGDPQIGLPPMLAQVLLERMREPYEIVFT; from the coding sequence ATGAAGCCTGCCTCCTCAAGCGAAGGCCGTCGCGGCCCCGCGCAAATCTGGAACAGCGCGCCGCAGTTGGCGCAAATCCCCTGCCTCGCACTGGCTACCCTGGTGCCGCCCGGTGCCCGGGTTGTGGTGATAGCGCCCCACCCTGGCGATGAAGTCCTGGCGTGCGGCGGTTTGCTGCAACTGCTCAGCACCCGCGAGCATCCGCTGAAATTGATCTCCATCACCGATGGCAGCGCCAGCCATCCAGGCTCACAGGTGTGGCCGGCCAGGCGCTTGAGCGTGGTGCGCCCCCAGGAAAGCGCCGAGGCATTGCGCCGCCTCGGTATGCCGTTGCACAGCCTCAAATGGATTCGCGGTGGGTTTTGCGACGACGCGCTAGCTGCCCACGAGCAACCGATGAGCCAGTTCATTGCGCGCTACTTGCAACCTGGAGACGTGGTGTTTACCACCTGGCGCAATGACGGCAATGACGACCACGATGCAGTCGGTCGGGCGAGTGCAAAAGCCTGTAGCCTGGTGGGCGCTCGCCTGTATGAACTGGCGATCTGGGCCTGGCATTGGCCGGCACGCGAAGGTGCGGTGATTCCCTGGCAACGTGCACGCAAGGTGCGCCTGGACACCTGGAGCGTGGCGCGCAAACTGCACGCTGCCCATGCCTACGCCAGCCAATTGGTCGGCGACCCGCAGATCGGCTTGCCGCCCATGCTCGCCCAGGTGTTGCTTGAGCGTATGCGCGAACCCTACGAGATCGTGTTCACCTAG
- a CDS encoding TonB-dependent siderophore receptor: MATKQGMQPLARAVHAAALGLIITGGDALTAASLHAAEQGAQQSRGYHVPAGNLSSALSAFASQAGITLPIEPGLVEGLRSPGLNAATSVEGGLQQLLQGTGLQASAQGNGLYLLVPQVAGTTLELGATSITGQGLTSTTENSGSYTTGPMQTATKLPLSLRETPQSVSVVTRKRMDDKVMTTISDVIKSTPGLFLNNAGGAGRPTFSSRGFDVDNIMYDGFPTSFQTYLPSAEANLAMYDRVEIVRGPNGLAQGAGSPAGAINLVRKRPTHQFQGTFTGSAGSWDDYTGTLDMGGPLNDSGTLRARTVVSRQDAKSFRDSVESDNDLFYGVVDADLSESTTLTLGGYRQKTHTNYIWGGLPMARGGGHLGLPRDTFLGHDWEYSDNRTTGYFATLEQGLPNDWTLRAAAMQSKTDGDVLASSIWEYNRQYLWTEAMEQKETGYDLALSGPFQLLGQQHDLTFGVSKRKLDYRSGKDWSDYIDTGINPFTWNPRGHAKPNYVRADNGLPQTTTQDSFYASTRLRLTEPLSLILGGRVDWYEFQDRANSESNYKVTRNLTRYAGLVYDLDIHHSVYVSYTDIFKPQSEKGVDRSVIVPIVGENYEVGIKGEYFDGALNASMAVFQLDQKNRAQELPDVKGCGSGPASACYEAAGLVRSRGIDMEIQGALTDNWQLAAGYTYTQTQYVSDANAAREGEDFDRKKPRQLFKLSTIYTLPGELQRWRVGGDVYQQSRIRTSGGAGATAWKNEQGSYTVVGLVAGYKASEQLDLQVNVNNLFDRVYYSSVANGGYSPYDIYGDPRNMKLTARYSF, from the coding sequence ATGGCGACGAAACAGGGCATGCAACCACTGGCGCGCGCAGTACACGCTGCCGCATTGGGTTTGATCATCACAGGTGGTGACGCCCTGACTGCGGCGTCGCTGCACGCCGCCGAGCAAGGTGCGCAGCAGAGCCGCGGCTATCATGTGCCGGCCGGTAACCTGAGTAGTGCGCTCTCGGCCTTCGCCAGCCAGGCGGGTATCACCTTACCGATCGAACCGGGCCTGGTGGAAGGTCTGCGCAGCCCTGGCCTGAATGCCGCCACCAGTGTGGAAGGCGGCTTGCAGCAACTGCTGCAGGGTACCGGCCTGCAAGCCTCGGCACAGGGTAATGGGCTTTACCTGTTGGTACCGCAGGTGGCCGGAACTACGCTGGAACTGGGCGCGACCAGCATTACCGGTCAGGGCCTGACGTCGACGACCGAGAACAGCGGTTCCTACACCACCGGGCCTATGCAAACGGCCACCAAGCTGCCCTTGAGCCTGCGCGAAACGCCACAGTCGGTCAGCGTGGTGACGCGCAAGCGCATGGACGACAAGGTCATGACCACCATCAGCGATGTGATCAAAAGTACGCCGGGGCTGTTTCTGAATAACGCGGGCGGCGCGGGGCGGCCTACGTTCAGTTCACGGGGCTTCGACGTTGACAACATCATGTACGACGGTTTTCCCACCAGCTTCCAGACCTACCTGCCCAGCGCAGAGGCCAACCTGGCCATGTATGATCGGGTAGAGATCGTGCGCGGCCCCAACGGGCTGGCCCAGGGCGCCGGCAGCCCTGCGGGCGCCATCAACCTGGTTCGCAAGCGCCCGACCCACCAATTCCAGGGCACGTTCACCGGCAGCGCCGGCAGCTGGGATGACTACACGGGCACGCTGGATATGGGTGGCCCGCTCAACGACAGCGGCACCCTGCGCGCCCGTACTGTGGTCTCGCGGCAAGACGCCAAGAGTTTCCGGGACTCGGTGGAAAGTGATAACGATCTGTTCTACGGCGTGGTCGACGCTGACCTGAGCGAGAGCACCACTTTGACACTGGGCGGCTACCGACAGAAGACCCACACCAACTACATCTGGGGTGGATTGCCCATGGCCCGTGGTGGTGGTCATCTGGGGCTGCCCCGTGACACTTTCCTGGGGCATGACTGGGAATACTCGGACAATCGCACCACCGGCTATTTCGCTACGTTGGAACAAGGCCTGCCCAACGACTGGACACTGCGCGCAGCGGCGATGCAGTCGAAAACCGACGGTGACGTGCTGGCTTCTTCGATCTGGGAATACAATCGCCAGTATCTATGGACCGAAGCCATGGAGCAGAAAGAAACCGGCTACGACCTTGCGCTCAGTGGCCCCTTCCAATTGCTCGGCCAACAGCATGACCTGACCTTCGGTGTCAGCAAGCGCAAGCTGGATTACCGGTCCGGCAAGGACTGGAGCGATTACATCGACACGGGCATCAATCCCTTCACGTGGAACCCGCGTGGTCATGCCAAGCCCAATTATGTCAGGGCAGACAACGGTCTTCCCCAGACCACCACTCAGGACAGCTTCTATGCCAGCACCCGGCTGCGACTGACTGAACCGCTGTCGCTGATCCTCGGTGGGCGTGTCGACTGGTACGAATTCCAAGACCGCGCAAACAGTGAAAGCAACTACAAGGTTACCCGTAATCTGACGCGCTATGCCGGCCTGGTCTACGACCTGGACATCCATCATTCGGTCTATGTCAGCTATACCGATATCTTCAAGCCGCAGAGCGAAAAAGGCGTCGATAGGAGCGTAATCGTGCCTATCGTCGGCGAGAACTACGAAGTGGGCATCAAGGGCGAATACTTCGACGGCGCATTGAACGCCAGCATGGCGGTGTTCCAGCTGGACCAGAAGAATCGCGCCCAGGAGCTGCCTGATGTCAAAGGCTGCGGCTCAGGCCCGGCCAGTGCCTGCTATGAAGCTGCCGGGCTGGTACGCAGCCGTGGTATCGATATGGAAATCCAGGGCGCCCTGACTGATAACTGGCAATTGGCTGCCGGTTATACCTACACCCAGACCCAGTATGTCAGCGATGCCAATGCCGCCCGCGAAGGCGAAGACTTCGACCGCAAGAAGCCGCGGCAACTGTTCAAACTCTCGACCATTTACACCTTGCCAGGTGAACTGCAACGCTGGCGCGTGGGGGGTGATGTCTATCAACAAAGCCGCATCCGCACCTCGGGAGGGGCCGGCGCTACGGCCTGGAAAAACGAGCAGGGTTCGTACACCGTGGTTGGTTTGGTAGCAGGCTACAAGGCCAGCGAGCAACTGGACTTGCAGGTCAACGTCAACAACCTGTTCGATCGTGTGTACTACAGCAGCGTGGCCAATGGGGGCTATAGCCCGTACGACATCTACGGCGATCCACGCAATATGAAACTGACTGCGCGTTACAGTTTTTAG
- a CDS encoding autotransporter outer membrane beta-barrel domain-containing protein translates to MRGDSLGVYWTLIGANQAYLDLVLMGTRFDGNNESARGVKMKTRGHNVTASAEVGWPFALSARWILEPQAQLIVGKTKLDSQNDGISEVSYDADTNVTTRLGVRLRGDYTVNGLPLQPYVRANVWHSSAGDNSVIFNDVTRIDTEQKSTTMDARLGAILQVAKDINLYGEIGYDRNLDSNNLNGHRGTIGVSMKF, encoded by the coding sequence TTGCGCGGCGATAGCCTGGGGGTCTACTGGACACTGATCGGCGCCAACCAGGCTTATCTTGACCTGGTGTTGATGGGCACCCGCTTTGATGGCAACAACGAGTCAGCGCGTGGCGTCAAGATGAAAACCCGCGGGCATAACGTTACCGCCTCCGCCGAAGTGGGCTGGCCGTTCGCGCTGAGTGCTCGCTGGATTCTGGAGCCGCAGGCGCAGTTGATCGTCGGCAAAACCAAGCTCGATAGCCAGAACGACGGTATTTCCGAGGTTTCCTATGACGCCGATACCAACGTCACTACGCGCCTGGGTGTGCGCTTGCGCGGCGATTACACCGTCAATGGCCTGCCGCTGCAGCCTTATGTGCGTGCGAATGTCTGGCATTCCAGCGCCGGGGACAACAGTGTGATATTCAACGATGTGACGCGTATAGACACCGAACAGAAATCCACCACGATGGACGCCCGGCTTGGCGCCATCCTTCAGGTGGCCAAAGATATTAACCTGTACGGCGAGATCGGCTATGACCGCAACCTGGACAGCAATAACTTGAACGGCCACCGAGGGACGATTGGCGTAAGTATGAAGTTCTGA
- a CDS encoding glycosyltransferase codes for MIGILIPVHNEEALLDDCLRAAQIAANHPGLHGETVQILVVLDSCSDASAAIAQAHDVQSVQVQARNVGRARGVGARHLLNQGAHWISCTDADSRVAPDWLVAQLALGCDAVCGTVTVDAWSEGFDPAAQIRYHQAYHARDGHRHIHGANLGVSASAYVQAGGFEPLACHEDVQLVRELERCGASIAWSHAPQVVTSARLDCRAQGGFGDYLKSLMLVS; via the coding sequence ATGATCGGCATCTTGATTCCGGTGCACAACGAAGAAGCGCTGCTGGATGACTGCCTGAGGGCTGCGCAGATCGCCGCCAACCATCCGGGGTTGCACGGGGAAACGGTGCAGATCCTGGTAGTGCTCGACAGTTGCAGCGATGCCAGCGCAGCGATCGCCCAGGCGCATGATGTGCAAAGCGTGCAGGTACAGGCACGCAACGTAGGGCGAGCACGAGGCGTCGGCGCACGGCACTTGTTGAACCAGGGGGCGCACTGGATTTCCTGTACTGACGCCGACAGCCGCGTGGCCCCCGACTGGCTGGTGGCTCAACTGGCCCTGGGCTGTGACGCGGTGTGTGGCACCGTGACCGTGGACGCCTGGAGTGAGGGGTTCGACCCCGCGGCGCAGATTCGTTATCACCAGGCTTACCACGCGCGTGATGGCCACCGGCACATCCATGGCGCTAACTTGGGCGTGAGTGCCAGTGCCTATGTGCAGGCCGGCGGCTTTGAACCGCTGGCGTGCCACGAGGATGTGCAATTAGTGCGTGAACTGGAACGTTGCGGTGCTTCCATTGCCTGGAGCCATGCGCCGCAAGTGGTCACCAGCGCACGCCTGGATTGCCGCGCCCAGGGCGGTTTCGGCGATTACCTGAAAAGCCTGATGCTGGTTTCGTAA